In Deinococcus sp. Leaf326, a single genomic region encodes these proteins:
- a CDS encoding sucrase ferredoxin, with translation MTSVSSPPAPRLALCADLSRAANEDPIATAPHWQELTVLELDVPVWARLRDVANWTPQQSGLFERLRDKVEASGAGFGLLMSAPLTRGTPLAVRHYVRAGGGYARRDYVSELPQDAWADGLIDTLLEPGRLTAWTPREVPAQGVDLHVCTHGTVDAACGRYGVPVYHALLAGGERGWRTGHFGGHRLAATAVELPSGLLWAHLTPELSLKIARREGHPADYVRYLRGYSGLPALAQVVDRELLVRRGWSWLDADRQAEVRGEAVHLTYRLPAGGGGEVWATVKPAPSLHLPGSSHKPDLSEVRQYRLGEWHERAVRP, from the coding sequence ATGACTTCTGTTTCTTCTCCTCCGGCTCCCCGACTCGCCCTGTGCGCCGACCTGTCGCGCGCGGCCAACGAGGACCCCATCGCCACCGCGCCGCACTGGCAGGAACTCACCGTTCTGGAGCTCGACGTACCGGTGTGGGCCCGCCTACGCGACGTGGCGAACTGGACCCCACAGCAGAGCGGCCTGTTCGAGCGCCTGCGCGACAAGGTCGAGGCCAGCGGCGCCGGCTTCGGGCTCTTGATGTCGGCGCCGCTCACACGGGGCACTCCACTGGCCGTGCGCCACTACGTACGCGCGGGCGGAGGCTACGCGCGGCGCGACTACGTCTCTGAGCTGCCGCAGGACGCCTGGGCCGATGGCCTGATCGACACCCTGCTGGAGCCCGGGCGCCTGACCGCGTGGACCCCCCGTGAGGTGCCGGCGCAGGGCGTGGACCTGCACGTCTGTACCCACGGCACGGTGGACGCGGCCTGTGGGCGCTACGGCGTGCCGGTGTATCACGCGCTGCTGGCCGGCGGCGAGCGCGGCTGGCGCACGGGGCACTTCGGTGGGCACCGGCTGGCGGCCACGGCCGTCGAACTGCCTTCGGGCCTGCTGTGGGCGCACCTGACCCCCGAGCTTTCCCTCAAGATCGCCCGGCGTGAGGGCCACCCTGCCGACTACGTCCGGTATCTGCGCGGCTACAGCGGCCTGCCGGCGCTGGCGCAGGTCGTGGACCGCGAACTGCTCGTGCGCCGGGGATGGTCCTGGCTGGACGCAGACCGGCAGGCCGAGGTGCGCGGCGAGGCCGTCCACCTCACCTACCGCCTACCTGCGGGCGGGGGCGGCGAGGTCTGGGCGACCGTCAAGCCCGCGCCGAGCCTGCACCTGCCGGGCTCGAGCCACAAGCCCGACCTGTCGGAGGTGCGCCAGTACCGACTGGGCGAGTGGCACGAACGCGCGGTGAGGCCGTGA
- a CDS encoding ABC transporter substrate-binding protein, translated as MTLRLRHVALALALASLGGAGHALTVPHLMGQTELAKVPRRIVVLEFGFMDALARLGVKPVGIVADGDKADQVLPHLCRFYPPGSVTVVGNRHAPSLEKILALKPDLIIADEEDHKQLYAQLSRIAPTLLFRSYRGSYADQLEQFSLISRVVGREGLGRTVLTEHRVLLDRARASSRPAAGRTAVGVLAPTGFFVHSDRSYVGSLLGALGRDNPVGNRDGQTQYVLSAEGLLALNPDTLIVLYNPEDEALFQKWRSGPLVRALNAARANRVYAFNRDAWAKGRGVIGLEGILNDVIRSRVLSGEGQGR; from the coding sequence GTGACCCTGCGGCTGCGCCACGTCGCCCTTGCCCTCGCGCTCGCCAGTCTGGGGGGCGCGGGCCACGCCTTGACCGTTCCGCACCTGATGGGCCAGACCGAGCTGGCGAAAGTGCCCAGACGGATCGTGGTGCTGGAATTCGGCTTCATGGACGCGCTGGCCAGACTGGGGGTCAAGCCGGTGGGTATCGTGGCAGACGGCGACAAGGCCGATCAAGTCCTGCCTCATCTGTGCCGGTTCTACCCGCCGGGCAGCGTGACCGTCGTGGGCAACCGCCACGCCCCGAGCCTGGAGAAGATCCTGGCCCTCAAGCCCGACCTCATCATCGCCGACGAGGAAGACCACAAGCAGCTGTACGCGCAGCTCAGCCGGATCGCGCCGACGCTACTGTTCCGGTCATACCGGGGCAGCTACGCCGACCAGCTCGAGCAGTTCAGCCTGATCAGCCGGGTGGTGGGCCGTGAGGGCCTGGGGCGCACTGTCCTGACCGAACACCGGGTGCTGCTCGACCGCGCCAGGGCCAGCAGCCGACCGGCGGCCGGCCGGACCGCTGTGGGCGTGCTGGCACCGACCGGATTTTTTGTCCACAGCGACCGCAGCTACGTGGGCAGTCTGCTCGGGGCTCTGGGGCGCGACAATCCTGTCGGCAACCGGGACGGTCAGACGCAGTACGTCCTCAGTGCCGAGGGCCTGCTGGCCCTGAACCCCGACACCCTGATCGTGCTGTACAACCCCGAGGACGAGGCGTTGTTCCAGAAGTGGCGCAGCGGCCCGCTGGTCCGCGCCCTGAACGCCGCCAGGGCCAACCGGGTCTACGCCTTCAACCGGGACGCTTGGGCCAAGGGCCGGGGTGTCATCGGTCTGGAGGGCATTCTCAACGACGTTATTCGCAGCCGCGTTCTGAGCGGCGAGGGGCAGGGCAGATGA
- a CDS encoding ABC transporter substrate-binding protein, with protein sequence MNKPALLLAALSLSVASAQTLPIKHDEGNTQVRANPQRVVVLDEEMLGWMYALGLGNRVVGIGGPRVQPSDFTAAGTIKPDRAKVGFLGRGALNPAAKFVGTWTAPNLETIAALKPDLILRSTWAGNQNYDNLSKIAPTIGYAEAQPTYWQTSFRALARVFGKQVQAETVIKGVADTNRVNGQKLLAAGAFRKYPKVVVISPFPGGTTYVNSAKRVIDDLKALGFSDALTGRAKTTLGVASVISDEVLLNLDKRTLVVVLPPSRDDSALAGFLASAVGQRLKDQLLPYEMEQFSPWTGPLVSTKVSGDLTRLVLEKVK encoded by the coding sequence ATGAACAAGCCTGCGCTGCTGCTCGCCGCCCTGAGTCTATCCGTCGCCTCCGCGCAGACCCTGCCCATCAAACACGACGAGGGGAACACGCAGGTCAGGGCCAACCCCCAGCGCGTGGTCGTTCTGGACGAGGAGATGCTGGGCTGGATGTACGCCCTGGGCCTGGGAAACCGTGTGGTGGGCATCGGTGGCCCCCGCGTGCAGCCGTCGGACTTCACGGCGGCAGGGACCATCAAGCCCGACCGTGCGAAGGTGGGCTTTCTGGGGCGTGGCGCGCTGAATCCGGCCGCCAAATTCGTGGGCACCTGGACCGCGCCCAACCTGGAGACCATCGCCGCCCTCAAGCCTGACCTGATCCTGCGCTCGACCTGGGCGGGCAACCAGAACTACGACAACCTGAGCAAGATCGCCCCGACCATCGGGTACGCCGAGGCTCAGCCGACCTACTGGCAGACCAGCTTCCGGGCGCTGGCCCGCGTCTTCGGCAAGCAGGTGCAGGCCGAGACGGTCATCAAGGGCGTGGCCGACACCAACCGCGTCAACGGCCAGAAGCTGCTCGCGGCGGGCGCCTTCCGCAAGTATCCCAAGGTCGTGGTGATCTCGCCCTTCCCCGGCGGCACCACCTACGTCAACTCGGCCAAGCGGGTTATCGACGACCTCAAGGCCCTGGGGTTCAGCGACGCGCTGACCGGCCGTGCCAAGACCACCCTGGGCGTGGCTTCGGTCATCAGCGACGAGGTGCTCCTCAATCTCGACAAGAGGACCCTGGTGGTCGTGCTGCCCCCCAGCCGCGACGACAGCGCCCTCGCGGGGTTCCTGGCCTCGGCGGTCGGCCAGCGCCTCAAGGACCAGCTCCTGCCCTACGAGATGGAGCAGTTCTCGCCCTGGACGGGGCCGCTCGTGTCCACCAAGGTCAGCGGCGACCTGACCCGCCTGGTGCTGGAGAAGGTGAAGTGA
- a CDS encoding iron-siderophore ABC transporter substrate-binding protein — translation MPRMKIALSFAALALAATASAQTLTIKHDEGTTQVKANPQRIVVMDEESLGWISALGLSNRVVGLASTYITPADVTGTVVKPAVLREGFFGRARLGNPAYVGDWQKPSLETITALKPDLIVRLTWEGNQNYDNLSRIAPVLGYKESGAGFWQKGLRDLARVFGRQVQAEQVIKEVADTNRANARKLLAAGVFGRYPKVIVVAPFTGGNNWVYTATRLIPDLQALGFKNAYRPGKTVLGVGEQISDEALLGLDKQTLVVLFPPGGKFNGAEAFLKTPVGQRLAAQSVVYVPEDYSPYSGPLVSVRNSNEMTKLILEKTK, via the coding sequence ATGCCCAGAATGAAGATTGCCCTGTCCTTTGCCGCCCTCGCGCTGGCGGCGACCGCCTCCGCGCAGACCCTGACCATCAAACACGATGAGGGGACCACGCAGGTCAAGGCCAACCCCCAGCGGATCGTCGTGATGGACGAGGAGTCGCTGGGCTGGATCTCGGCGCTGGGCCTGTCGAACCGCGTCGTGGGCCTGGCGAGCACATACATCACGCCTGCCGACGTGACCGGCACGGTCGTCAAACCGGCCGTGCTGCGCGAGGGCTTTTTTGGCCGCGCCCGGCTCGGTAATCCCGCCTATGTGGGGGACTGGCAAAAGCCCAGCCTGGAAACCATCACCGCCCTGAAGCCCGACCTCATCGTCCGGCTGACCTGGGAAGGCAATCAGAACTACGACAACCTGAGCAGGATCGCCCCAGTTCTGGGGTACAAGGAAAGCGGCGCCGGCTTCTGGCAAAAGGGCCTTCGCGATCTGGCCCGGGTCTTCGGCAGACAGGTGCAGGCCGAACAGGTGATCAAGGAGGTCGCCGACACCAACCGCGCCAATGCTCGCAAGCTGCTGGCGGCGGGCGTGTTCGGCAGGTACCCCAAGGTGATCGTGGTGGCGCCTTTCACGGGCGGCAACAACTGGGTCTATACGGCGACCCGCCTGATCCCCGACCTTCAGGCCCTGGGATTCAAGAACGCCTACCGCCCCGGCAAGACCGTTCTAGGCGTCGGCGAGCAGATCAGCGACGAGGCGCTCCTAGGCCTGGACAAGCAGACCCTGGTCGTGTTGTTTCCTCCAGGTGGCAAGTTCAACGGCGCCGAGGCCTTTCTGAAAACCCCCGTCGGCCAGCGGCTCGCGGCCCAGAGCGTGGTGTACGTGCCCGAAGACTACAGCCCCTACAGCGGTCCCCTGGTGTCGGTACGCAACAGCAACGAGATGACCAAGTTGATCCTGGAGAAGACCAAATGA
- the xerC gene encoding tyrosine recombinase XerC, translating into MNPPNSMHPDERALKLTRALQDYDLDTLLPLLEADLRWPRKQLHSNLRLIFAAAQQSGVNLLRPPDDFQAWLQAPLRETVRGPGTAKINTITARLSTLSQLYNVLMDEGLVLRHPLRGLERPATQRTPDTLPAREDIVRLLVHAEDDPALHAALTLMYHHAVQVAELIALRWPAFLHADGTLLRRRTVTRLDEASYRALDRLMAAAGGPLAEPQGRVFPYDNNDALRTRIFQVSRAAGISFINPARLRKAALRDFVLTPDQAGFIGAQTFELARALAQGLSPEGDD; encoded by the coding sequence ATGAACCCACCCAATTCCATGCATCCCGACGAACGCGCCCTGAAGTTGACCCGCGCGCTCCAGGACTATGACCTCGATACGCTGCTTCCGCTTCTCGAAGCCGATCTGCGCTGGCCGCGCAAACAGCTGCACAGCAACCTGCGGCTGATCTTCGCGGCGGCGCAGCAGAGCGGCGTGAACCTTCTGCGGCCGCCCGACGATTTCCAGGCTTGGCTTCAGGCGCCGCTGCGCGAGACCGTGCGCGGACCGGGCACGGCCAAGATCAACACCATCACGGCCCGGCTCTCGACCCTGTCCCAGCTCTACAATGTCCTGATGGATGAGGGCCTCGTGCTGCGCCATCCTCTGCGCGGCCTAGAGCGCCCTGCCACGCAGCGCACCCCCGACACCCTGCCAGCGCGGGAGGACATCGTGCGCCTGCTCGTGCACGCCGAGGACGACCCCGCGCTGCACGCCGCCCTCACCCTGATGTACCACCACGCCGTACAGGTCGCCGAGCTGATCGCCCTGCGCTGGCCCGCCTTTCTGCACGCGGACGGCACGCTGCTGCGCCGCCGGACCGTGACCAGGCTCGACGAGGCGAGCTACCGCGCCCTGGACCGCCTGATGGCCGCGGCCGGGGGGCCGCTCGCGGAGCCGCAGGGGCGCGTCTTTCCGTACGACAACAACGACGCCCTGCGGACCCGCATCTTTCAGGTGTCCCGCGCGGCGGGAATCTCGTTCATCAACCCGGCGCGGCTGCGCAAGGCGGCCCTGCGCGACTTCGTCCTCACGCCGGACCAGGCAGGCTTCATAGGGGCCCAGACCTTCGAGCTGGCCCGCGCGCTGGCCCAGGGTCTCTCTCCGGAAGGCGACGACTAA
- a CDS encoding tetratricopeptide repeat protein codes for MIDVDTTWQQACAALASDEYDTAFGVLEGAMREARPPARARIALYLASAQALYGDPGVADVRKALNVALALDPALAADPLLRALDAELAARAQGEEAAPAAADLRTDPSPLVRFHTLCALALAGHPQDALDLTLTPAELPEHLRWRLRSWQADAHEALGEFQEGAHLYAEAAHLAQGLNRAVMLQEQAALLLQLGQPEEAARVLEQARALYTGRDPEEELNLATWQYLQAQALLGQGQPEAALSAIEEAARLEARQGEHSYGVALVRGQVLTHLGRQEGALSAFEQALKLASPGDQPYANHELGVALLDLDRPVEAREKLEAVLSDPEYPYLPEVLADVAECDYRLGRLPEAQQTAEQALAQGAVIPASLVLGNVALDYYHLDDALEHYERVVREAAPESRDWVTGHQMAADVMAQQGFSDPAAAYAHAQQALAHTPESDDWYVTLQDHLRRAGELMGSARGRTLN; via the coding sequence ATGATTGATGTGGACACCACCTGGCAGCAGGCATGTGCGGCCCTTGCCAGTGACGAGTACGACACGGCGTTCGGCGTGCTGGAAGGCGCGATGCGTGAAGCCCGCCCCCCGGCGCGCGCCCGCATCGCGCTGTACCTCGCCTCGGCGCAGGCCCTGTACGGCGATCCTGGCGTGGCCGATGTCCGCAAGGCCCTGAACGTCGCCCTAGCCCTGGACCCCGCCCTCGCGGCCGACCCGCTGCTGCGCGCCCTGGACGCCGAGCTTGCTGCCCGCGCGCAGGGCGAGGAGGCCGCGCCCGCCGCCGCCGACCTACGTACCGACCCCTCGCCCCTGGTGCGCTTTCACACCCTGTGTGCGCTGGCGCTCGCCGGGCACCCACAGGACGCCCTGGACCTCACCCTGACCCCGGCCGAGCTGCCCGAGCACCTGCGCTGGCGCCTGCGGTCGTGGCAGGCCGACGCCCACGAGGCGCTGGGCGAGTTCCAGGAGGGCGCGCACCTGTATGCCGAAGCCGCGCACCTGGCCCAGGGCCTGAACCGCGCGGTCATGCTTCAGGAGCAGGCGGCCCTGCTGCTGCAACTCGGGCAGCCCGAGGAGGCCGCGCGCGTGCTGGAGCAGGCGCGCGCGCTCTACACCGGCCGCGACCCCGAAGAAGAGTTGAACCTCGCCACCTGGCAGTACCTCCAGGCCCAGGCGCTGCTGGGGCAGGGACAGCCCGAGGCGGCCCTGAGCGCCATCGAGGAGGCCGCGCGTCTGGAGGCCCGGCAGGGCGAACACAGCTACGGCGTGGCCCTGGTGCGCGGGCAGGTGCTGACCCACCTGGGCCGGCAGGAAGGCGCCCTGAGCGCTTTCGAGCAGGCGCTCAAGCTCGCCTCGCCCGGCGACCAGCCCTATGCCAACCACGAACTCGGCGTGGCCCTGCTGGACCTCGACCGGCCCGTCGAGGCGCGAGAGAAACTCGAAGCGGTCCTGAGCGACCCTGAGTATCCCTACCTGCCCGAGGTGCTGGCCGACGTGGCCGAGTGCGACTACCGCCTGGGCCGCCTGCCCGAGGCGCAGCAGACGGCCGAGCAGGCGCTGGCGCAGGGCGCGGTCATTCCGGCGAGTCTGGTGCTGGGCAATGTGGCGCTGGACTACTACCACCTCGACGACGCGCTCGAGCACTACGAGCGCGTGGTGCGCGAGGCCGCCCCCGAGAGCCGCGACTGGGTGACGGGTCACCAGATGGCGGCCGACGTTATGGCCCAGCAGGGGTTCTCCGACCCCGCCGCCGCCTACGCGCACGCCCAGCAGGCGCTGGCCCACACCCCCGAGAGCGACGACTGGTACGTGACCCTGCAAGACCACCTGCGCCGCGCGGGCGAGCTGATGGGCAGCGCGCGGGGCCGCACACTGAACTAG
- a CDS encoding ABC transporter permease, which produces MTATPSSSAAPRVPARQSPLALALRRFRRSRVGVLSFWVLVVMYTVAIFAGFLSPYGITTQHEEYPYQRPQAVHLVHEGQLRTPFVYGFKRTRDPVTFLSTFAEDKTAPVPIRLFVRGDEYRVLGVLSSDLHLFGAPGGNYFPLGTDKFGRDLLSRMLVGSQVSLTVGIIGILISFSIGIVLGGVSGYFGGWVDNLIQRVTEVLLSFPRLPILLALSTIIPAKWPSTWVYLGIVAVLALIGWAGLARVVRGQVLGARGVDYVQAARSLGASDLRVILRHIMPNLSSILIVTATLALPGYILGESALSFLGLGIKEPMTSWGLLLRDAQNFETLNLYPWLLLPGLMIVISVLAFNFLGDALRDAADTQSR; this is translated from the coding sequence ATGACCGCCACGCCGTCTTCTTCCGCCGCGCCGCGCGTCCCTGCCCGGCAGTCCCCGCTCGCCCTCGCGCTACGGCGCTTCCGCCGGAGCCGGGTGGGGGTCCTGAGCTTCTGGGTGCTCGTCGTGATGTATACGGTCGCCATTTTCGCGGGCTTTCTTTCGCCCTACGGCATCACCACCCAGCACGAGGAGTACCCGTACCAGCGCCCCCAGGCGGTGCACCTTGTGCACGAGGGTCAGCTGCGTACCCCCTTCGTCTACGGGTTCAAGCGCACGCGCGACCCCGTGACCTTCCTCTCGACCTTCGCCGAGGACAAGACGGCGCCGGTGCCCATCCGGCTGTTCGTGCGCGGCGACGAGTACCGGGTGCTGGGTGTGCTCAGCAGCGACCTGCACCTGTTCGGCGCTCCGGGGGGCAACTACTTTCCGCTGGGGACCGACAAGTTCGGGCGCGACCTGCTCTCGCGGATGCTCGTCGGCTCGCAGGTCAGCCTGACGGTGGGCATCATCGGCATCCTGATCTCCTTTTCCATCGGCATAGTGCTCGGCGGCGTCAGCGGGTATTTCGGCGGCTGGGTGGATAACCTGATCCAGCGCGTGACCGAGGTGCTGCTCTCGTTCCCCCGGCTGCCCATCCTGCTCGCCCTCTCGACCATCATTCCGGCCAAGTGGCCCTCGACCTGGGTGTACCTGGGCATCGTGGCGGTGCTGGCCCTCATCGGCTGGGCGGGGCTGGCGCGGGTGGTGCGCGGGCAGGTGCTCGGCGCGCGCGGCGTGGACTACGTGCAGGCGGCGCGCAGCCTGGGCGCCAGCGACCTGCGCGTGATCCTGCGCCACATCATGCCCAACCTCAGCTCCATCCTCATCGTGACGGCCACGCTGGCCCTGCCTGGCTACATCCTGGGCGAGAGCGCCCTGAGCTTCCTGGGCCTGGGTATCAAGGAACCCATGACGAGCTGGGGTCTGCTGCTGCGCGACGCGCAGAACTTCGAGACCCTGAACCTCTATCCCTGGCTGCTGCTGCCGGGACTGATGATCGTGATCTCGGTGCTCGCCTTCAATTTCCTGGGCGACGCCCTGAGAGACGCGGCCGATACCCAGAGCCGCTGA
- a CDS encoding ABC transporter permease, whose product MLTFAIRRVLGMIPTLLLISLVCFVVIQLQPGSFIDQYLEDPRVTRETVQSITRQLGLDQPLWVQYLTWIKGIVTQGDFGYSFVNGRPVSSLIWERLGWTVFLALLTLLVSWAVAIPLGIYTALNRHGVGATVMNFLGYVSLATPDFLVALLLIALVLGTGGTNVGGLFSPEFIDAPWSWARVADLLAHLWIPMIAIGLEGVASLMRQMRASVLDVINQDYVRTARSKGLSGRAVLWRHAVRNAINPLISLAGLSLPALISGTIIASIVLNLPTIGPFLYDSLLNKDQYVAMTLLLFSAVLLLVGNLLADLALAWADPRIRFE is encoded by the coding sequence ATGCTGACCTTCGCCATCCGCCGCGTGCTGGGCATGATTCCCACCCTGCTCCTGATCTCGCTGGTGTGCTTCGTGGTCATCCAGCTTCAGCCGGGAAGTTTTATCGACCAATACCTCGAAGACCCGCGCGTCACCCGCGAGACGGTGCAGAGCATCACCCGGCAACTGGGCCTCGACCAGCCGCTGTGGGTGCAGTACCTCACCTGGATCAAGGGGATCGTGACGCAGGGCGACTTCGGGTACTCCTTCGTCAACGGCCGCCCGGTCAGCTCGCTCATCTGGGAGCGGCTCGGCTGGACCGTCTTTCTGGCCCTGCTCACCCTGCTCGTGAGCTGGGCAGTCGCTATTCCGCTGGGCATCTACACCGCCCTGAACCGCCACGGCGTCGGCGCGACCGTCATGAATTTCCTGGGCTACGTGAGTCTCGCCACGCCCGACTTTCTGGTGGCGCTGCTGCTCATCGCGCTCGTGCTGGGCACGGGGGGCACGAACGTGGGCGGCCTGTTCAGTCCCGAGTTCATCGACGCGCCGTGGTCGTGGGCGCGGGTGGCCGACCTGCTCGCGCACCTGTGGATTCCGATGATCGCCATCGGGCTCGAGGGGGTCGCCAGCCTCATGCGCCAGATGCGCGCCTCGGTTCTCGACGTGATCAACCAGGACTACGTGCGCACGGCGCGCAGCAAGGGTCTCTCGGGCCGGGCGGTACTGTGGCGGCACGCGGTGCGCAACGCCATCAACCCGCTCATCAGCCTCGCGGGCCTGAGCCTGCCGGCCCTGATCTCGGGCACTATCATCGCCAGTATCGTCCTGAACCTGCCCACCATCGGCCCCTTCCTGTACGACAGCCTGCTCAACAAGGACCAGTACGTCGCCATGACGCTGCTGCTGTTCAGCGCCGTGCTGCTGCTCGTGGGCAACCTCCTGGCCGATCTCGCGCTGGCGTGGGCCGATCCCCGGATCAGGTTCGAATGA
- a CDS encoding ABC transporter substrate-binding protein, translating to MSSSVLKRSAFVLLSLALAGGALAAPKKVTGYGSLGVVNGKAGGTYTLVLGDSPQSLNYYGVIDNNLGLVAQQMFDGLVEFNYATYKIEPALAESWTISPDGKVYTFKLRQGVKWSDGQDFNADDVVFTYKNIIMNPEARAGDAGNFKLDGKAIEVRKVDATTVQFTLPRAAPAFLLQQRYFIMPQHKLAKFSQDGGAKAAEINTAWPSNVAPSEVVGTGPFKLTGYTTGQKVTLAKNTNYWKVDAAGTKLPYLNTLEFLVIRDPQAQVAQFLAGNLDQLNISGAQFPDLKQKEVAGAPFKVIRSTALFGSPPFVAYNFDAKDAVLSKLFSDVRFRRAMQGAVNRERIIDTVYNGLAGLPGHGVAPANKAFYTNTTRQLGTFDLAATNKALDALGLTRKNAAGVRLLSNGRPLEFDLTYGTDSSVYPAMATILQSDFAKVGVKVNLKGILSSKLLSTGQSGDWEMILHAFGDQPDPELRRPIWQPGGALYYWHRTLQPAQDGGAPNMARMASWEKDIYTIFNQAAVTPSASARKALYTRWQLLFAQNLPVTPIAKPENIGAVNNKFGNYVYNLGVIPGYNPVPLIFQK from the coding sequence ATGTCCAGCTCTGTGCTCAAGCGTTCCGCGTTCGTCCTGCTCTCGCTCGCCCTGGCCGGCGGCGCCCTCGCCGCGCCCAAGAAGGTCACGGGGTACGGTTCCCTGGGGGTCGTGAACGGCAAGGCCGGCGGCACCTACACCCTGGTGCTGGGCGACAGCCCCCAGAGCCTGAACTACTACGGCGTCATCGACAACAACCTCGGCCTCGTCGCCCAACAGATGTTCGACGGCCTCGTCGAGTTCAACTACGCGACCTACAAGATCGAGCCCGCGCTCGCCGAGAGCTGGACCATCAGCCCCGACGGCAAGGTCTACACCTTCAAGCTGCGCCAGGGCGTCAAGTGGAGCGACGGTCAGGATTTCAACGCCGACGACGTGGTGTTCACCTACAAGAACATCATCATGAATCCCGAGGCCCGCGCGGGCGACGCCGGCAACTTCAAGCTCGACGGCAAGGCCATCGAGGTCCGCAAGGTGGACGCGACGACCGTGCAGTTCACGCTGCCGCGCGCCGCGCCCGCCTTTCTGCTGCAGCAGCGGTACTTCATCATGCCGCAGCACAAGCTCGCCAAGTTCTCGCAGGACGGCGGCGCCAAGGCGGCCGAAATCAACACGGCGTGGCCCAGCAACGTGGCGCCGAGCGAAGTCGTGGGGACCGGGCCCTTCAAGCTGACGGGCTACACCACCGGCCAGAAGGTCACGCTGGCGAAGAACACCAACTACTGGAAGGTGGACGCTGCCGGCACCAAGCTGCCCTACCTGAACACCCTGGAATTCCTGGTCATCCGGGACCCGCAGGCACAGGTGGCGCAGTTCCTGGCCGGGAATCTCGACCAGCTCAACATCTCGGGCGCGCAGTTTCCCGACCTCAAGCAGAAGGAGGTGGCGGGCGCGCCCTTCAAGGTCATCCGCAGCACGGCGCTGTTCGGCAGCCCGCCCTTCGTGGCCTACAACTTCGACGCCAAGGACGCGGTCCTTTCCAAGCTGTTCAGCGACGTGCGTTTCCGGCGCGCCATGCAGGGGGCCGTGAACCGTGAGCGCATCATCGACACCGTATACAACGGGCTGGCGGGCCTGCCGGGCCACGGGGTCGCCCCGGCCAACAAGGCTTTCTACACGAACACCACCCGTCAGCTCGGCACCTTCGACCTCGCCGCGACGAACAAGGCGCTCGACGCTTTGGGCCTGACCCGCAAGAACGCGGCGGGCGTGCGACTGCTGTCCAACGGCCGCCCGCTGGAATTCGACCTGACCTACGGCACCGATTCGAGCGTGTACCCGGCCATGGCGACCATCCTCCAGAGCGACTTCGCCAAGGTAGGCGTGAAGGTCAACCTCAAGGGGATTCTGAGCAGCAAGCTGCTCTCGACCGGCCAGAGCGGCGACTGGGAGATGATCCTGCACGCCTTCGGGGACCAGCCCGACCCCGAACTGCGCCGGCCCATCTGGCAGCCGGGCGGCGCGCTGTACTACTGGCACCGCACGCTGCAACCCGCCCAGGACGGCGGCGCGCCCAACATGGCCCGTATGGCCAGCTGGGAAAAGGACATCTACACCATCTTCAACCAGGCGGCCGTGACCCCCAGCGCCTCGGCGCGCAAGGCGCTGTACACGCGCTGGCAGCTGCTGTTCGCCCAGAACCTGCCGGTGACGCCCATTGCCAAGCCCGAGAACATCGGCGCGGTGAACAACAAGTTCGGCAACTACGTCTACAACCTCGGCGTAATTCCGGGCTACAACCCCGTGCCGCTCATCTTCCAGAAGTAA